The Shewanella zhangzhouensis genome has a window encoding:
- a CDS encoding DNA topoisomerase family protein yields the protein MSKIDHSLFSAHEHALEREFELCPECGSELSVRHSKHGSFVGCNNYPTCQYTRPLVQHESIETQVIEGSVCPECGHELAVKSGRFGIFIGCTQYPLCHHIEKPDQAPPEEAVACPVCKTGVMEHRTNRYGKGFYACSCYPKCKFLVNYPPVAERCPDCGFGLLVQRKGASGTRLECPNKPCKYKRPL from the coding sequence ATGTCCAAGATAGATCACAGCCTGTTCAGTGCCCACGAGCACGCCCTGGAGCGAGAGTTTGAGCTCTGCCCCGAGTGTGGCAGCGAGCTGTCGGTGCGTCACAGCAAACATGGCAGCTTTGTTGGCTGCAACAATTACCCCACTTGCCAATACACCCGACCTTTGGTGCAGCACGAATCCATCGAAACCCAGGTGATTGAAGGTTCCGTTTGTCCTGAGTGTGGCCACGAACTCGCGGTTAAGTCCGGTCGCTTTGGTATTTTCATCGGCTGTACTCAATACCCGTTGTGCCACCATATCGAGAAGCCCGATCAGGCCCCGCCGGAAGAGGCGGTTGCCTGCCCAGTATGCAAAACCGGCGTGATGGAGCACAGAACCAATCGCTATGGTAAAGGTTTTTACGCATGTTCCTGTTATCCCAAGTGCAAATTTCTGGTGAACTATCCACCGGTGGCTGAGCGCTGTCCTGATTGTGGCTTCGGTCTCTTGGTGCAGCGTAAAGGTGCCAGCGGTACGCGGCTCGAATGCCCCAATAAACCGTGCAAATACAAACGGCCTCTTTGA
- a CDS encoding L-threonylcarbamoyladenylate synthase has product MLQVNPSQISGIIESGGVVAYPTEAVYGLGCDPDNDTAIQKLLAVKQRPWEKGLILIASSFDQLKPYIDLSRVTEAQLQAAFDKWPGPFTFVIPAKADVSPMLRGCFDTIAVRVTAHEGVRAMCDACQKPLVSTSANLAGEQPALTLAEVQTQLGDKIDAVVLGQLGQSGQPSTIIDIQTGHIFRQG; this is encoded by the coding sequence ATGTTGCAGGTAAACCCTTCTCAAATCAGTGGCATCATCGAAAGTGGTGGCGTTGTGGCCTATCCCACCGAGGCCGTATATGGTTTGGGATGCGATCCGGACAACGATACTGCTATACAAAAGCTTTTGGCAGTTAAGCAGCGCCCTTGGGAAAAAGGCCTTATTCTGATAGCCAGCAGCTTTGACCAGCTCAAGCCCTATATTGACTTAAGTCGGGTGACCGAAGCTCAGTTACAGGCCGCATTTGATAAATGGCCGGGCCCTTTTACCTTTGTTATTCCCGCGAAAGCCGATGTATCGCCCATGCTCAGGGGCTGCTTTGATACCATTGCCGTGCGGGTGACGGCCCATGAGGGCGTACGTGCCATGTGTGACGCCTGCCAAAAGCCGCTGGTATCCACCAGTGCCAACCTGGCAGGAGAACAACCAGCCCTGACATTGGCTGAAGTTCAAACTCAGCTGGGTGATAAAATCGACGCCGTGGTGTTGGGACAGCTCGGGCAATCTGGTCAGCCATCCACCATTATCGATATTCAAACCGGACATATTTTCAGACAAGGATAA